One genomic region from Thermoleptolyngbya sichuanensis A183 encodes:
- a CDS encoding Spx/MgsR family RNA polymerase-binding regulatory protein has translation MALQVYGIPNCGTCKKAIAWLDRNAVEYEFINTKETPPTQAQIEDWIATLGSKPMRNTSGQSYRALGEKKDTWDDADWAKAFAADAMLLKRPLFVKDGKAVMVGFKAAEAVVKETLGV, from the coding sequence ATGGCACTCCAGGTCTACGGAATTCCTAACTGCGGAACTTGCAAAAAGGCGATCGCCTGGCTCGATCGCAACGCAGTCGAGTACGAGTTCATCAACACCAAAGAAACCCCACCCACCCAAGCGCAAATTGAGGACTGGATCGCGACATTGGGGTCAAAGCCGATGCGAAACACTTCAGGGCAGTCCTACCGGGCGCTGGGCGAGAAAAAAGACACCTGGGACGACGCAGACTGGGCCAAAGCCTTTGCCGCAGATGCCATGCTGCTAAAGCGACCGCTGTTTGTGAAAGACGGCAAGGCCGTGATGGTGGGATTCAAGGCGGCGGAGGCCGTGGTGAAGGAGACGCTGGGCGTGTAG
- a CDS encoding DNA-3-methyladenine glycosylase family protein: MDYSRAIAHLQAADPILAATIERSGPCTLWHDRQTGDLLESLAESIIYQQLSGKAAGTIHRRFLALYPHTPHPTAAEILATPDEVLRGAGLSRAKTLYVKDLAQKVLDGLPSLEDLEQLEADAIIRTLTQVKGIGKWTAEMLLIFRLHRWDVLPVDDLGIRNGMRLLYSLPDLPNKNTMLQIAEPWRPYRTIAAWYLWRSVDIKAMGKEG; this comes from the coding sequence ATGGACTATTCAAGGGCGATCGCCCATTTGCAAGCGGCTGATCCCATCCTGGCAGCGACAATCGAGCGCAGCGGCCCCTGCACCCTCTGGCACGATCGGCAGACAGGCGATTTGCTGGAATCTCTAGCGGAATCCATCATTTACCAGCAGCTTTCCGGCAAAGCCGCAGGCACCATTCACCGCCGCTTTTTGGCACTCTATCCCCACACGCCGCACCCCACGGCTGCCGAAATTCTGGCTACGCCGGACGAGGTGTTGCGGGGTGCGGGGCTATCTCGCGCCAAGACGCTGTACGTCAAAGACCTGGCGCAAAAAGTGCTGGACGGGCTGCCCAGCCTAGAGGATCTGGAGCAACTGGAGGCTGATGCAATTATCCGCACGCTGACCCAAGTCAAGGGCATTGGCAAATGGACTGCGGAAATGCTGTTGATCTTTCGGCTGCACCGCTGGGACGTGCTGCCTGTAGACGACTTGGGCATTCGCAACGGAATGCGCTTGCTCTACAGCCTGCCCGACCTGCCCAACAAGAACACCATGCTGCAAATCGCCGAACCGTGGCGACCCTACCGCACGATCGCCGCTTGGTATCTGTGGCGCAGCGTGGATATCAAAGCGATGGGAAAAGAGGGGTAA